A stretch of the Pseudomonas helvetica genome encodes the following:
- a CDS encoding NCS1 family nucleobase:cation symporter-1 translates to MQQNRSHVTEREGLYELDAGSDVLDSPRYNHDIAPTKVHERTWNKWHITALWIGMSVCVPTYTLGGVLTAYFGLSVGEALLAILLANVIVLIPLTLNAFAGTKYGIPFPVLLRSSFGVIGSNVPCLIRALVACGWFGIQTMFGGLAIHLFLGSVFEGWKSLGGTGEVIGFMMFWTLNLWVVLRGAESIKWLETLSAPLLVAVGLGLLVWAMPNVSLTELLAQPPKRPEGASVTGYFLAGLTAMVGFWATLSLNIPDFSRYAKSQKDQILGQIFGLPLTMFLFASLGVVMTAASAKLVGVTVSDPVSLIGHIQSPAWVAFAMALIIIATLSTNTAANIVSPTNDFQNLAPKLINRTKAVMFTGLVGLALMGHELLKKLGLIVSNVSLETVYSNWLLGYSSLLGPIAGIMVVDYFLIKKQQLDLAGLYRDDVYPAWNWNGFIAFGVPVVLTLLSLGSDAFSWFYSYGWFTGSALGGLMYYGLCTMRSSDTAVADTSI, encoded by the coding sequence ATGCAACAGAACAGATCGCACGTCACCGAGCGCGAAGGGTTGTACGAACTGGACGCCGGCAGCGACGTCCTCGACAGTCCCCGGTACAACCACGACATTGCGCCGACCAAGGTGCACGAACGAACCTGGAACAAATGGCACATCACCGCGTTGTGGATCGGCATGTCGGTGTGCGTGCCGACCTACACCCTTGGCGGGGTGCTTACCGCGTACTTTGGCCTGAGCGTTGGCGAAGCGCTGCTGGCGATTCTGCTGGCCAACGTCATCGTGCTGATTCCACTGACCCTTAACGCCTTTGCGGGCACCAAGTACGGGATTCCGTTTCCGGTGTTGCTGCGTTCCTCGTTCGGGGTGATCGGTTCCAACGTGCCGTGCCTGATTCGCGCGCTGGTGGCCTGCGGCTGGTTCGGTATCCAGACGATGTTTGGCGGGCTGGCGATTCACCTGTTTCTCGGCTCGGTTTTCGAGGGCTGGAAATCCCTCGGGGGCACCGGCGAAGTGATCGGCTTCATGATGTTCTGGACGCTGAACCTGTGGGTGGTGCTGCGCGGTGCCGAGTCGATCAAATGGCTGGAAACGCTCTCGGCACCGCTGTTGGTGGCGGTGGGGCTGGGTCTGCTGGTCTGGGCCATGCCGAATGTGTCGCTGACCGAGTTGCTGGCCCAGCCGCCGAAACGTCCTGAAGGCGCCAGCGTGACCGGTTACTTCCTTGCCGGGCTGACCGCGATGGTCGGGTTCTGGGCGACCTTGTCGCTGAACATCCCGGACTTCAGCCGTTACGCCAAAAGCCAGAAAGACCAGATCCTCGGACAGATTTTCGGTTTGCCGCTGACCATGTTCCTGTTCGCCTCGCTCGGGGTGGTGATGACTGCCGCGTCGGCGAAACTGGTGGGTGTGACCGTGTCTGATCCGGTTAGTCTGATCGGGCATATCCAGAGCCCGGCGTGGGTGGCGTTCGCCATGGCGCTGATCATTATCGCGACGCTGTCGACCAACACGGCCGCCAACATCGTTTCGCCGACCAACGACTTCCAGAACCTTGCGCCCAAACTCATCAACCGCACCAAGGCGGTGATGTTTACCGGTCTGGTAGGGCTGGCGCTGATGGGCCACGAACTGCTGAAGAAGCTTGGGCTGATTGTCTCCAATGTCAGCCTGGAAACGGTCTATTCCAACTGGTTGCTCGGTTATTCGAGCCTGCTCGGGCCGATCGCCGGGATCATGGTGGTGGATTATTTCCTGATCAAGAAACAACAACTGGACCTTGCTGGCCTATACCGCGATGACGTGTACCCGGCGTGGAACTGGAACGGCTTCATCGCCTTCGGCGTGCCGGTGGTGTTGACCTTGCTGTCGCTGGGCAGCGATGCCTTCAGCTGGTTCTACAGCTACGGCTGGTTCACCGGCTCGGCCCTTGGCGGGCTGATGTATTACGGGTTGTGCACGATGCGTAGCAGCGACACGGCTGTGGCCGATACCTCGATATAG